Proteins from one Triticum aestivum cultivar Chinese Spring chromosome 7A, IWGSC CS RefSeq v2.1, whole genome shotgun sequence genomic window:
- the LOC123150818 gene encoding uncharacterized protein, producing the protein MAGGRQSEISIDLTNINTMGTQVPENGSSEVSRGVFGIGTVSMRQHTINGSSNRNLLPPSHESSSSNNDDFELLWGHRKYLVLLGVLAVGVTYNAGLTPPGGSWTLNKDGHDAGDPVMHAGFSERYEVFFYCNATAFTASLVLIILLLSKSVTRKRMWLHSMQLTMILDLFSLLGAYAAGSCRALKSSIYIWVLVFAVITYVGIHTLVSTRFIPRKLKQNLQRMINTVLIKRGFLVRQVSIPLENVEEARKFILTLVIFAATITYQAGLNPPGGFWAENDHGSNKVHMAFPPYKHHPATSVLRSNYLCRYNIFIVSNSTSFVASLVIIILLLSPKLSGHGIRTKAVIVCVVVDLSCLIVAYAAGCCREVATSFYVVFIIVIVWISFAILAGFFVCRPVANWLQKVKTSSLCCVEKLGRALSLSFSRHRHSNAEQENSYASNHHSSVRSTDTPAEDDTPEPQDQPADNQQLPNIREDESHEEHAPAEERNQISDDEEAVNHSQHLSGNSQQSTNIEVVASNAECPSTHVQRVANPECQSTDVEQNMPVRQSNGDTSHDIVDEGLSAPAEATGNADSAEQNNLVEDNNPSTEILCSDDHPIHSENVHTGSNQVPNQNADDIRTEKHLKKTRTCMLLLAILAVSLAYQSGLNPPGGFWSRSKDHHSAADRILEDTHHRRFIAFFYLNAIAFVASIVMITLLLNKMVSNKVTKRRALPITMIVVLLSLTGAFAVGNCREAKKTIFISALVCSVLAYVLIHVLIAVHIIPPEWRRQVAEMLEHSVSHFCSVSRQLGHNQTGGDTSEKELGRRRNLLLTIAILAVTVTYQAGMNPPGGVWSDDKDATGTPGNPILQDTHPKRYDVFYYSNSVSFVSSVVVTILLVNKESCEYGIKSYALRVCLVAGLLGLLIAYVAGSCRNIKQSIYLSIIAMAVLVSLLIQVLLSSLHGTLGRPLAKCLVFLHNLLFHAEGERVIIPVRPKASVVEEKEVRKRHKYLMLLAILAASIAYQAGLNPPGGFWSDDEGHVPGNPVLRDINHRRYKIFFCFNSFAFMASIVVILLLLSKSIRKNAVPLGVLHLIMILDMLALMTAFAAGSCRKLRTSVYVYALVGGVVVILLLLIIVSNAIAKYRKAGEGSGINSPRRPEPVSGANTPA; encoded by the coding sequence ATGGCAGGTGGCAGGCAATCCGAAATCAGCATTGATCTGACCAACATCAACACCATGGGTACCCAGGTACCAGAGAATGGTTCGAGTGAAGTCAGCAGAGGTGTTTTTGGAATTGGTACTGTCAGCATGAGGCAACATACCATCAATGGCTCGTCCAACAGAAATTTATTACCCCCTAGCCATGAATCCAGCTCCAGCAACAATGATGATTTTGAGCTCTTGTGGGGACATCGTAAATATTTGGTACTTCTTGGAGTCCTAGCAGTTGGTGTGACATACAATGCTGGATTAACACCACCAGGGGGATCGTGGACACTAAACAAGGATGGTCATGATGCTGGTGACCCTGTCATGCATGCTGGCTTTTCTGAACGATATGAGGTGTTCTTTTACTGCAATGCAACAGCCTTCACTGCATCTCTTGTCTTAATCATCTTGCTTCTCAGTAAGAGTGTGACAAGGAAGAGAATGTGGCTCCACTCAATGCAATTAACCATGATATTGGACCTATTCAGCCTGCTTGGGGCTTATGCTGCCGGAAGTTGCAGGGCACTCAAGTCATCCATTTACATCTGGGTTCTAGTCTTTGCGGTCATCACATATGTTGGGATCCATACCCTAGTATCCACAAGGTTTATTCCAAGAAAATTGAAACAGAATCTGCAGAGAATGATAAATACAGTTCTAATCAAACGGGGTTTCCTTGTGAGGCAAGTGAGCATCCCTCTAGAGAACGTTGAGGAGGCTCGCAAGTTCATTTTGACGCTTGTAATTTTTGCTGCTACTATCACATACCAAGCAGGATTGAATCCACCAGGCGGCTTTTGGGCTGAAAATGACCATGGTTCTAATAAGGTGCATATGGCCTTTCCTCCTTACAAGCATCATCCGGCTACTTCTGTTCTCCGGAGTAACTACCTTTGTCGTTATAATATATTCATCGTTTCCAATTCAACTTCCTTCGTGGCATCTTTGGTCATAATCATACTGCTTCTGAGCCCAAAACTGAGTGGACATGGAATAAGGACCAAAGCAGTGATTGTATGTGTGGTAGTGGACCTATCGTGCCTAATTGTTGCGTATGCTGCAGGATGTTGTAGAGAGGTAGCAACATCATTCTATGTGGTGTTTATCATCGTCATAGTTTGGATCTCCTTTGCAATTTTAGCTGGATTCTTTGTTTGCAGGCCTGTAGCAAATTGGCTACAAAAGGTCAAAACAAGCAGCCTTTGTTGCGTGGAAAAATTGGGCCGTGCACTTTCATTGAGCTTTAGTAGACACAGACATAGCAATGCAGAGCAGGAGAATTCTTATGCAAGTAATCATCATTCTTCAGTCCGTTCAACTGATACACCTGCAGAAGATGACACCCCTGAACCACAAGACCAGCCTGCAGACAATCAGCAACTTCCAAATATCAGAGAGGATGAGTCCCATGAGGAGCATGCACCTGCAGAAGAAAGAAATCAAATTTCAGATGATGAAGAGGCTGTGAATCACTCACAGCATCTGTCAGGGAACAGCCAGCAATCAACAAATATCGAGGTTGTTGCGTCCAACGCGGAGTGTCCGTCTACACATGTCCAGCGTGTTGCAAATCCGGAGTGTCAGTCCACAGATGTTGAGCAAAATATGCCGGTCAGGCAGAGTAACGGAGACACTAGTCATGACATAGTGGATGAAGGGCTTTCTGCACCTGCGGAAGCCACTGGCAATGCAGACTCTGCTGAACAAAACAATCTGGTTGAAGATAATAACCCTAGTACTGAGATTCTTTGCAGTGATGACCATCCTATACATTCTGAGAATGTACATACTGGCAGCAATCAAGTACCCAATCAAAATGCTGATGACATTCGAACTGAGAAGCATCTGAAGAAGACCCGCACATGTATGCTGCTTCTTGCCATTCTTGCAGTATCTCTGGCATACCAATCAGGCCTGAATCCACCAGGTGGCTTTTGGTCAAGAAGTAAAGATCATCATTCAGCTGCTGATCGCATCCTTGAGGACACCCATCATCGCCGGTTCATTGCATTCTTCTATCTCAATGCAATCGCCTTTGTGGCATCCATTGTCATGATCACTTTGCTCTTGAACAAGATGGTGAGCAACAAGGTTACCAAACGGCGTGCGTTGCCAATAACGATGATAGTGGTCCTACTTTCCCTAACCGGAGCTTTTGCTGTGGGGAACTGCAGGGAGGCAAAGAAGACTATTTTCATATCAGCGCTCGTATGCAGTGTACTTGCTTATGTTCTAATTCATGTCTTGATAGCAGTACATATAATTCCTCCAGAATGGAGAAGGCAGGTGGCAGAGATGCTAGAGCACTCAGTTAGTCATTTTTGCTCAGTGTCGCGTCAATTAGGCCACAACCAGACTGGGGGTGATACTAGTGAGAAGGAGTTGGGAAGAAGACGTAATCTGCTATTGACCATTGCTATTTTAGCGGTGACTGTCACATACCAAGCTGGCATGAACCCTCCAGGAGGTGTCTGGTCTGATGACAAAGATGCCACGGGAACTCCAGGCAATCCAATCCTTCAGGATACCCATCCAAAACGCTATGATGTGTTCTACTACTCAAATTCAGTTTCATTTGTGTCATCTGTGGTCGTCACAATATTACTTGTGAATAAGGAATCCTGTGAGTATGGAATCAAGTCCTATGCACTGCGAGTGTGTTTGGTGGCGGGATTGCTTGGCCTCCTCATTGCCTATGTTGCAggaagttgcagaaatattaaacaGTCCATCTATCTGAGCATCATTGCTATGGCAGTTCTAGTCTCCCTTCTGATTCAAGTTCTGCTCTCTTCGTTGCATGGCACACTAGGAAGACCATTGGCTAAGTGTCTAGTATTTCTACACAATCTTCTCTTTCATGCAGAGGGTGAACGAGTAATCATTCCCGTGAGGCCAAAAGCTTCAGTTGTCGAAGAAAAAGAAGTGAGAAAGAGACACAAGTATCTGATGCTTCTTGCAATTTTAGCAGCATCGATCGCATACCAAGCTGGTCTGAACCCACCTGGTGGATTCTGGTCTGATGATGAGGGCCATGTACCAGGCAATCCCGTCCTTCGTGATATTAATCACCGACGGTACAAGATATTCTTCTGCTTCAATTCTTTCGCATTCATGGCATCCATTGTCGTGATCCTGCTTCTGTTGAGTAAATCTATCAGGAAGAACGCTGTGCCACTTGGGGTGTTGCACTTGATTATGATACTGGATATGCTGGCTCTCATGACAGCTTTTGCTGCGGGAAGCTGCCGCAAGTTGAGGACTTCAGTGTATGTCTATGCACTAGTTGGTGGCGTTGTAGTAATCCTGCTGCTCCTAATTATTGTGTCAAATGCAATTGCAAAATATCGGAAGGCAGGAGAGGGAAGTGGGATTAACTCCCCGAGACGTCCTGAACCTGTTTCAGGAGCAAACACACCGGCATGA